CCATTTCGTCAACAACAATCTCGATGAAGGGCCTATTATCGCGCAGGATGTCATTCACGTCAACCATGCCTACGGTTGGGAAGAGATGCAGCGTGCCGGTCGGGATGTCGAGAAAATCGTTCTCTCCCGCGCGCTGAAACTGGCACTTGAAGACCGTATTTTCGTCCACGCCAACAAAACGATTATTTTCTAAATGTTCAATATCGTCCTTGTTACCCCGCAGATCCCCAACAACACGGGCGCCATTGGACGCCTGTGCGTCAACACCGCTTCAACCCTCCATCTCGTCAAACCGCTGGGATTCGATATCAGTGAAAAGGCACTTCGCCGGGCCGGGATGGATTACTGGCACAAACTTGATCTCAAAGTCTGGGAATCGCTCGATGAATTTTTGGAAGCGCATCCCGAGCGCGATCGGTTTTTCCTCGCGACGACGAAAACCGATCGCCCTTATTTCGACATCCAGTTCCTGCCGGGAGATTATTTGATATTCGGAAGCGAAACTTCGGGGCTGCCGTCTGAGATGCTGGAATCTTTTCGGGAACAGACCCTGACCATTCCGATGGCGAAAGAGGGGAGAAGCCTGAACCTGGCGATCAGTTCGGGTATCATATTATACGAAGCGATCAAACAGAATTTTGACGCGTACACGGAGCTGATGTAATGATGCAAATCCTCGACACCCTTATGGTGACTTTGTTCGTCCTTTTCTTGATCTACATTTTTCGGGGCTACCATCTTTCACGTCTTGAGCGAGACGAACAAAACGAAAAATCGCAAGGGGGCGAAGAGGGCGAGGGGAGCGATTGA
The DNA window shown above is from Campylobacterota bacterium and carries:
- a CDS encoding tRNA (cytidine(34)-2'-O)-methyltransferase; translation: MFNIVLVTPQIPNNTGAIGRLCVNTASTLHLVKPLGFDISEKALRRAGMDYWHKLDLKVWESLDEFLEAHPERDRFFLATTKTDRPYFDIQFLPGDYLIFGSETSGLPSEMLESFREQTLTIPMAKEGRSLNLAISSGIILYEAIKQNFDAYTELM